A genomic segment from Coccinella septempunctata chromosome 3, icCocSept1.1, whole genome shotgun sequence encodes:
- the LOC123309323 gene encoding cytochrome b-c1 complex subunit 8, with translation MGHGFGELAKIRGIVTYRLSPFELKAFGGVISHGIPNTFRRIKEEFLYVVPPFVLGYLLYDGLNKEHARLQRKNPADFADEK, from the exons ATGGGTCACGGATTTGGAGAACTCGCTAAAATCCGGGGTATTGTCACGTACCGACTTTCACCTTTCGAACTCAAGGcatttgggggtgtcatttctCATGGTATTCCCAACACTTTCCGAAGAATAAAAGAAGAATTTCTTTACGTAGTCCCTC CTTTCGTTCTTGGTTACCTTTTATATGATGGTTTGAACAAGGAACATGCAAGGTTGCAGAGGAAAAACCCTGCAGATTTTGctgatgaaaaatga
- the LOC123309321 gene encoding aldo-keto reductase family 1 member B1-like, translating to MLPKSLKFNNGLEIPIIGLGTFNSPPGQVTEAVKVAIDAGYRHIDCAWYYGNEAEVGEGIAAKIKEGIVKREDLFITSKLWCNYHEKEKVVPMLRDSLKNLKLEYLDLYLIHWPFGFKEEAGPWPTEGGPDAYSDVDITETWTGLEEAQELGLVKSIGVSNFNKTQIEKILNACKIKPVCNQVEVNPNFNNEKLINFCQGKDIVVSGYCPLGRVDSYGKPRIPKPTIFDPKVAEIGKKYDKTPAQVVLNYLIAKLGVVVLPKSVTKSRIIENFNIFDFQLDKEDIDYIDSTHKNVRVCLAPYFGNHKDYPFHDDY from the exons ATGCTACCAAAAAGTTTGAAGTTCAACAATGGTTTAGAAATACCAATCATAGGACTCGGTacattcaat TCGCCACCAGGTCAAGTTACAGAAGCTGTAAAAGTTGCTATTGATGCCGGTTACAGACATATTGATTGTGCATGGTATTATGGAAATGAGGCCGAGGTAGGGGAAGGTATAGCAGCAAAAATCAAAGAGGGAATAGTAAAAAGAGAAGATTTATTTATAACAAGCAAG CTTTGGTGCAATTATCACGAGAAGGAAAAGGTGGTGCCTATGTTGAGGGATTCCCTCAAAAACTTGAAGCTGGAGTACTTGGACCTTTACTTAATTCATTGGCCTTTTGGGTTCAAG GAGGAAGCAGGTCCATGGCCAACAGAAGGAGGTCCAGACGCATACAGTGACGTGGACATCACCGAAACATGGACAGGGTTGGAGGAAGCTCAGGAACTGGGACTAGTAAAAAGTATTGGAGTGTCCAACTTCAACAAGACCCAAATAGAAAAAATTCTGAATGCGTGTAAAATCAAACCCGTTTGTAACCAAGTTGAAGTCAACCCAAATTTCAATAACGAAAAACTAATCAATTTTTGTCAAGGGAAGGATATCGTGGTCTCTGGATACTGTCCCTTGGGTAGGGTAGATTCCTACGGGAAACCCAGAATACCCAAACCAACCATATTCGATCCTAAAGTGgcggaaattggaaaaaaatatgacaAAACGCCCGCCCAAGTTGTGCTAAATTACCTT ATAGCCAAATTAGGGGTTGTGGTGCTTCCAAAATCTGTTACCAAGTccagaattattgaaaatttcaacattttcgattTCCAGTTGGATAAGGAAGATATCGACTACATCGATTCTACCCACAAAAATGTACGAGTCTGCTTGGCACCTTACTTTGGAAATCACAAGGATTACCCTTTCCATGATGATTATTGA
- the LOC123309320 gene encoding tumor suppressor candidate 3 yields the protein MRALTICLISILFIYIGFAGGQSKKPSLSLEERFEQLNLVYRNRPVVKFNGNQFRTFVKGAPRNYSMIVMFTALAPQRQCMICRHASDEYHIVSNSFKHSPSNSKKLYFSIVDFDEGSDVFQMMKLNTAPVFMHFPAKGKPQRADTMDISRVGVSAEEIARWIADRTDIQIHVIRPPNYLGTVAAIILCGLVAGFLYLRRNNLDFLYNKTMWGMTSLFFCFTMISGQMWNHIRGPPFLHQGQNGQIAYIHGSSQGQFVVETYIIMILNAAVVIGMILLTEAARGKRDPNKTKIMAVTGLILVSVFFSLLLSIFRTKTQGYPYRLLFN from the exons ATGAGGGCATTGACTATATGTctcatttcaattttatttatttatataggTTTTGCAGGGGGACAATCAAAAAAACCT agctTATCACTGGAAGAGCGATTTGAACAGTTGAATTTAGTCTATAGAAATAGACCAGTGGTTAAGTTCAATGGAAATCAGTTTCGAACATTCGTAAAGGGGGCACCAAGGAACTATTCCATGATAGTAATGTTTACTGCGTTAGCTCCTCAGAGGCAATGCATGATCTGCAGACACGCGAGCGATGAATATCACATCGTTTCTAATTCCTTCAAACACTCTCCTAGCAATTCCAAAaagctatatttttctatcgtAGATTTTGATGAAGGGTCTGACGTGTTTCAAATG atgaaattgaaTACTGCTCCAGTTTTTATGCATTTTCCTGCTAAGGGTAAACCCCAAAGAGCAGATACAATGGATATTTCAAGGGTTGGGGTATCTGCTGAAGAAATAGCCAGGTGGATTGCTGATAGAACTGATATACAG aTTCACGTTATTAGGCCCCCAAACTATTTAGGAACTGTGGCTGCAATAATTCTTTGCGGATTAGTAGCTGGATTCTTGTATCTGAGAaggaacaatttggatttcttgTATAATAAAACTATGTGGGGCATGACAtccttatttttttgttttacaaTGATTTCTGGGCAAATGTGGAATCATATAAGGGGGCCTCCTTTTCTCCATCAAGGGCAAAATGGTCAAATTGCTTACATCCATGGATCCTCCCAAGGGCAATTTGTCGTAGAGACTTACATCATCATGATTCTAA ATGCTGCTGTTGTTATTGGGATGATCCTGCTAACAGAAGCTGCAAGGGGTAAAAGGGATCCAAATAAAACTAAAATTATGGCTGTTACCGGACTTATTCTAGTCTCTGTATTCTTCTCTCTACTACTTTCTATTTTCAGAACCAAGACACAGGGTTATCCTTACAG gttgCTGTTCAATTAA